The Polyangiaceae bacterium DNA segment GGCGAGCGCCGAAGGATCTTGCGCATCGCTCAAAAGATCGAGCTCGAGCGCACGAGCCATGATGGACGCAGGGTCCGCTTCGAGCGCGCTACGCAGAGCCGCGAGCGCACCGTCTCGATCGTTGTCGAGCATGGCGGCTTCGGCAATACGCAGCCAAAGCGCTGCCGCACCGGGACCCACTGCGCCTCGGTCGAGCTCTTCTCGTGCAAGCGCTGCCGCACCCTTCGCATCGCCCATCGTTTCCAGCGACGACAAACGCGCTCGAGCAATGACGGACGACTGCGGAAGTTGCTCGGCAGCACGCGCAAGCAGCTTTACCCACGCATCGTGATCTCCTGCCCGACGCTTGATCTCCGCACATCGCAGCCACGCATCCGCTGCGCACTCGGGCCGCCGTGCCCATCGCGGAACGCCATTCGCATCTCCGCGTTCGGGTTCGGCAATCGCCTCTTCGATGAGCTCCGCTTGGCCTTCGAGGGCACGCGACAGAACGGACGCGTTTTGATCTCGGATCGCGATGGCTTCGAGCGCCTGTTGCGAACGGAATCGGCCGTGGCCTTCGAGCGCTGCGGCGGAATCGATGAGATCGTAACCTCGTTGCGCGTCACCCGACTTCGCAGCGAGCTCCGCAAGCTCGATGAAAAGAAACGCTTTCCACGTGGCGTCCGTCGCAAGCTCCGCCCGCGCTTCGATGGCGCGCATCCGTCCGGCGAGGTCGTTTTCTTTCGCCGCAAGCAGCTCCAGCTCGAGCCACGGCGTCGGATCCTCGGGATTGGCACTGACGGCTTCTTCGAGCGCCTCTTTCGCCCCTGCAAGATCTTGCTCGTAATCCTGCAAGTACGCGGCTCGCTCCCAAAACGCGCGCGTGCGTTCCTCCGGCGTCGCCGCTGCGCGCGTGAGCGCGTCGAGCAGCTTGCCCAGGTTTTTGATGGACTTGCGTCGGGTCAAGATCCGAACGAGCGCCTCGAGCGGCTCACGGAACTGAGGGTCGGCATTGAAGGCCGCGAGATAATCGCGGGCCGCCGCCGGCTCTTCTCCATGCCGTTCTTCCAGCACGCCGCTTTCGTGAAGAAGCAAGGCCTGTAACGCCTTGTCCTCCTGTGCGGCGGTCTCGGATCGTAGTCGGTTGAGCAAGGCCGCCGCATCCTCGGCGGGCCCCGTGGGGGTGGATGTCTCTACCGTCATTGGGCTCGCAGCGCCTCTCGCGAACACGGGTTGCTGATGAAGTGCATTCCGCGACGCGCAGACTAACGAAACGCGCTGTCGAGAGTAAAGCCTCGTCCGCACGGATCGGGCGAACGGTATCTTTCGGTACTTCGCAGGTGACGCTCCGTCACTCGATCCGCTGAACGATCCAATACCCTCGCGGCGTGTCCACAGGCTCGCTCACGCCACCCTTCGGTAGACTGAACAGCACGTATTCCGGCGCGGGTTCGAGCACTCCGCGCGGCAGCCGTCCGGCATTTTCCATCGACCCCTTGTCGCCTTTGGCCACGGCCGCCTTGAAGTCGGTCTTGGCAAGCTCGGCGAGCTCCTTCGCGAGCTCCAGCGCAGCCTCGCGAGAACGCGCAGTCGCCGGCACCCGAGCCGCACCAGGCGCCCCTTGCGCCCCGCGATACGTCACGAGAACGACGCCGAACACCACGGACTTCGGCGCATCCGCCGCCAAACCTGGCGGCGCTTCACCCGATAACAAGAGCGTTCCACCAGCATCTGCTTGCTGCGCCGGATCGATCTCGCCCGATGGTTCTGCCGCCGTGTCGGCGTCCGTTGTCGCTGCATCCAGATCGACGACGTCCGCATCGGATGCGTCCGACGCGCCCGCGTCTGCTGCTACCGAGCCCACGGATGCCCCACGACGATCCGCGGGGAAAATCACGAGCGCAAGAGCCCCGAGCACCAGCGTGGCGAAGAAGAGGGCGGTCCATTTCTGCATGTGGCCGAGCGCGTTAGCACATTTCTCACGATGCGCGAAAGCGCAGCACGACATGCTCCCCACATCCTGGCCCCAACAGCGTCGCAAAAGAGCAATGCGCCCAAAACCCTGATAGAAGGGGAAGAAGAATTTCAGACGATAGGTGCCTCATCCCGTGCCGAGCTCTTGTCGATCCTGGTGCATCGACGTCGCGCAAGGGCTGATGCGCCGTTCTCTTCATTCAGGGCGCGAGCATGATCAACGTCCAGTGCGACGGATGTAAATCTCCCTACCAGGTCGATGAGCGGCGAGTCCCCGCATCGGGGCTCAAAATGCGTTGCTCCAAGTGCGGCAACTCGATCTTGGTGGAGAAGCCGACGGTGGATCTTGCGGGACGGAGCGATCTGCCCGTCCCCGCGTCACCACGACCGAAGGGCGTCGCGCCCGTTTTTCCTCGCGGCCCGGTCCTTCCCAAACAAGGCCTTCCAACGCCCAAAGCCGTGGTTCCAACGACGCCGGAAAAAGCTGCGCTCGCTTTCGCGCGCGGCGAAGGCAGTCGTTTCGACATCCCCGCGATGGATGATGACGCTCTCGCCGAGCTCGATCTGCCGTCGCCCGCAACGTTGGTTTCAAAAGAAAAACCCGTTGCAGTCGCGATGGATCCGCTTGCGGACGAAGGCATTCGCGCATCCGACCGACCTACGGCTCCGCGCGCCGTCGATGAAGCAAGCGTGTTCGATCGAATCACGAGCGACGACCATCGCAGGCCGTCCGAACGACCAACGGCCCCGCACCTTCCCGCCGTTGCCGTTCCCAAAACGAGCGTCACCAAAGCTGCCGAGCGTGATGTCGACGTGCCGCCTCGAGGCAAAGCCACGGTGCGCCAAATGGCTGCGGTGATACCCGATGAAATGGCCCTCGATCTGCCTGCGCTCGCGCCGTCACGCGACGCCATCGCTCCTCCATTGCCGCAACCCAATCGTTCGGCCGCGGAGCTTTCTGCCGCTGGGACAAACCCGTCGGCACGCGACGCGAACAAGGCCGAGCTTCCATCTCCCGCGCGCCCACCAGCAAAACGCACGCTCGAGATCGACCTTCCGGATACAGGGCTGCCCATCGACGAAGCAGCAATGGCCTTCGGCGAAATCGACCTGCCTGCCACCGTGCCTGCGCATGCAGGAGCCAAGGGCTTTGGCGCGATCGGCTTGGCCGCTCCCGCGCCGCCTCGTGAACCGGCCAAGTCGTTCGGAGAAATCGATCTTCCCGCGGTCCCTGCACCTTCGCCATCCAAGTCCCCGGCTCCGGCGATGAAATCCCGCCCGGGCAACGCCGATCTACCCGTTCTGAGCGACGCGGCATTCGGCGAAATCGACCTACCTGTTCCCGACGTTGCGACGTCCGACGACGGCGGGTTTGGCGAATTCGAACTTCCTGCTCCCGAAGCCGACGCGTCCTTCGGCAAGCTCGATCTTCCGCTTCCGGTCGGACAGAGCGGCGAACATCAGTTCCCGCCTGCAGCCAAACCAGCGACGACCGCCAGCGCTGTCGCCGCGTTTTCCGTGCTTGGCGACCTCGAGCTGCCGCTGACGAGTGAATCGTCGATGAACCTCAGCGCGGTCGTGCTGCCGCCATCCAAGCCGGCAAGTCCTGCGCTCGACTTCGCGCTCGATGAATTGTCGCTGGATGCGCCCGCGTCGAAGCCGAAAGCGCCGAGCGATGCGACGCGGCAATCCATGCCATCCATACCGGGCGAAGAGTTTTCCCTTGGTGTGCAAACGAATAACACGCCTTCACCGGGGCCGAGCAAGGGCACGGACATCACGGGCGGTATCGGCGACGAAGTGGAGCTCGGTGTTGGCGATGCCGGTGCAGCGGATGCCGCAGCTCGGAAAGACAAACCTGCCAAAGGTGGTCGTCAAGATGCTGCGCCCGCTCCTGCAATGAGCCGCAAAGAGCGGTTGCGACGGCGTGCCCTCACCATGGGGATCGCCGTGCTCGTTGCCGTCGGCGGAGGATCCCTCGCGCTCCTGCCCGACATCGGTCCTTTTGGCATCTATGCCATCACCGACACCATCAAGGCCGATGATCACGCTCGAGCCCTCATGCAGCTCGAAACCAACGTTCAAACGATGCTCGACGAGGACACTGCGGGCAGTGCCGCTCGTGCATTGACCACGGCCAAAGCCGCGCAGATCAACTTGCCGCGACATCGAGCGACCGCAGCGTATACGGCCTACGTCGCTTTCCTCAGCAGCATTCGCCATGGACCGCGCGCAAGCGACGAGACGTTCGGCAAACAGTTGCTCGAGTTCGTCGCGGATACACCGAGCCGTGAACGCATGCTCGCGGTCGCGGCGAAACACAAGGCTGCAAACAAGCTCGAAGCCGCCAGGCGCGTTGTCAAAGACGCCGGCGGGCCGCAATCGAAGGACATCGATACCCTCGCGCTCATCGGGGAGATCGAGCTTGCCGCGGGCATGAAAGAAGACGCGCTCGCCGTGTGGAAACACGCGGTTTCGCTGCGGGAAAAGAGCGCCAGAGCGCTCTTCGGGCTCGCACGCGCGCAGCATGCCGCCGGTGACTTCAATGCAGCAGAAAAGAACGCTCGCGCAGTCATCGAGGTGTCCCCCAAACACGCCGGCGCTCGCATTTTACTCGCCACCATCATTGGTCGATTTCCAACCACCGAAGGAGAAGCCATCGCCCTCTTGAGCAAAGTGACGGATCAAGGCGAAGTGCGCACTGCGACGAGCGAAGGCCAAATCGTGCAAGCCTTCATCGAAGCTGGTCGTATCCATTTGCTCCGTTCACGTGTCTCCGCCGCGGCCGATGCGTTTGCCGAGGCCCTCAAGATGGATCCGCGCAACGTGCAAGCTCTGATTGGCGACGGCGAGCTCTTCTTCCGATCGGGCCGCAATTCACAAGCCCTGCTTCGATTCGAAGAAGCCATGCGCGCCGACGATACGAGCATTCCGGCAAAGGTCGGGGCGATCAAAACCCTTCTCGCGCTCGAACGCATGAAGGACGCCAAGGATCTCGCGAAAAAGATCCGCGAAGCAAAACCTGAATTGTCCATTGGCGCGTATTGGCTCGGCCGCGTCGAAGAAGCGCTTGGCAGCAAAAAAGACGCCGAAACGCTCTACCTCGAGGCAATCAAGCTCGGCGGCAGCGATTCGGACATCGTCGATGCCTACGTTTCTCTCGTCGCACTCCTGTCGTCGGTTGGTCGAGCTGAAGAGGCGCAAGCCAAACTTGCCGAGGCCAGCGCCAAGTATCCCGACCTCGCCGCACTCCATCGCGCCAAGGGTGAGGTGCTCTCGGAAGCCGGCCGCTATGCCGAAGCTCGCGCGGAATTCGAGGCAGCTCTTGCAAAAGAGGACGACCTTGGAACACGCTTTCGTCTCGGCGTGACGCTCCGCCGCATGCGCCTCTTCGAAGAAGCAATGGGCGTGCTCGACAAACTCCAGACCGCCGACAAGGATTATCCGGGCCTGGCGCTCGAACGAGGCATCCTTTATGCAGAAATGGGGCAAAGCGAACGGGCCCTCGAGATGTACGCCGCAGCGCTCGAAAAAGCGCCCAACGACGTCGACCTCAAGCTCCGCGTAGGATCGACGCAGGTCATTGCTGGACACCCCGACGAAGCAGAAAAAATCCTACGCGAAGTATTGAAAGATCGGGCCGCGTCCGCAGATGCCAATCACTTCCTCGGTCGGGCCCTGCTTCTCAAGGGTGGAAGCGCGGCCGAAGCCATTCGGTTTTTGGATCGCGCCACCGAAATCGATGCCAATCGCGCCGAATATTACCTGTACGTTGGCTGGGCTGCGAACGAGCTCAATCAAGTTCAGCGCGCCGAACAAGCCATCCAACGCGCCCTGGAGCTAGACCGGGAGCTTGCCGACGCTTATTGGCAACGAGCCATTCTCTATCACAAACAAGGCCGAACGCTCGATGCGCTCGCGGATCTCCAGGTCGCCCTGGCAAAACGGCCGTCACGCTATGAAGCGTATGCCACGATGGCGCTTTGTTATCAGGACCAGGCGCGCTGGCCCGATGCAACCGCCGCGTGGATCAAAGCGATCGAGGGCAATGGATCCATCGCGGAATGGCATTATCGCCTGGGCAAAATCTACGAAGGCAATGGCAATCGCGCGGCCGCCGCGCCCGAGCTCGACAAAGCCGTCGAGCTCGTCGAGGCGAAACCGAATATGTCGCAATCGTGGCATTTCGACCTGTATTTCCTTTACGGTGAAACCATGCAAGCCACCGGGCAAAAGGAAAAAGCCCTCAAAGGCTACAAACGATACCTGCAGCTCGCACCCGTCAACAATGCCTATCGGCCCGATGCCGAGCGAGCCATCAAACTCCTCGAACCACGGGGCCCTGGGTCACACTGACCTTTGCGCCCGAGCACATCATCGTTCTTCACCCTCCCACTTTGCGAGTTCGTCGTGTAACGTTCGGGCGTGTCGTCGTCTCACGATGCTTCACCGTCCGATTCGTTCGCCAAACGCGCGCTCGTTTGCATTCCCACGTACAACGAACGTGACAACATCGAAGCCATCACGCGTGCGGTTCTCGCGGCGGATGAGCGGGTCGATGTGCTCGTGGTCGACGACAATTCGCCCGACGGAACGGGAAAGCTCGCGGACGAGCTTGCGTTGACGCAGCCGCGGATTCGTGTGCTTCATCGCCCGGAAAAACGAGGGCTCGGCAAGGCGTACTTGCATGCATTTCGCGAGGCATTGTCGCTCGGATATGGGTTCGTCGTGGAAATGGATGCGGATTTTAGTCACGATCCGGGTCGATTGCCTGCATTGATCGACGAAGCGCAGCGAGGGACTCATTTGGTTCTGGGTTCACGTTATGTGCCTGGAGGAGGCACGGTGAATTGGAAATTGGGACGACGCCTCCTCAGTCGTGGAGGGTCGCTTTATGCGCGGACCATTCTCGGCGTGGACGTGGCGGATTTGACGGGCGGTTTCAAATGTTTTCGGCGTGAGGTGCTCGAATCGATCGACCTGGAATCCATCGACAGCACGGGATACGCATTTCAGATTGAAATGACGTACCGGGCATTGATGAAGGGGTTCTCCGTCAAGGAACTGCCCATCGTATTCGAAGATCGCCGCGTGGGCCAATCGAAGATGAGCCGTACGATTTTCTTGGAGGCGGTGGTGGTGGTGTGGAGGTTGAGGCTATTTGGGTAGCGAGATGAATGCCGCAGCGCCCTTTTTCAGCTTGCTTGCACAGGCTCCGGCTCCGCTGCCGGAGGTGGTTCGGCTGGCGCTTCCGGAGCCGGCACATTGGCCTCGGCAATCGCTGCATCCTCTGCTGCCAGCAATCGATCACTTTCCGCAAGTGCCGCGTCGTGCTGCGCGATGATTTTCGCCGTGCGCGCCTTCGCCAATCCCAAAAAGAGTAGCCCGAACAGCGCCCACGCGGCCGACATGAACACCGAACCGACCACCAAAATGTCTTCCTTGCCCCGATCGAGCGCATCGAGCGCAAGGAAAGCATAAAATGGAGACGGTGCGGCCACGACGAGCGCCGACCGATCAGACGCCGACGACACGACGCCCGCAATGGCCGCGACGACCCACGGCCCAATCGCGACGAGGAAATGCACCGCGAGAAGCAGCATCCGCGCCGCGAGCGTGGTGTTCGTGCGCGACCGCAAAAATGCGGCAAACCCCACGGAGAACGCGAAGAAACCCACGATGTACACGGCGACGATCAAGATTTCGCCCGTGTACGAGCCGCCCGAATACTTGGGCGGTACGGCAATCAGTCCTACGACCGTCGGAAGCATCAGAGCAACCGTGCCGACGAAGAGCTCGAGCGTCGAGGTCTTGACGATGCTCGGTCCCAGAAATCGCTTGAATTTTCCGATATTTGCCCGATCCCAATGGAGAACCACGCGGCGCGAAGGTCCGAGAGAATCGCCGGTGAAAAGATACACGCCCATCATCAGAAAGACGAAGTGGGCAGACAAGGCGGCAATGCACACGCCCATTCGATCCCGCGGGTCGACGGCAAAAATGGGGATCGACGTCGCAATGGCAAAAATGGGCGTGCAGATGGCATACCAACGCTTCAATCCCGTAGAACGGTCGTCGGTGATGCTCGTCAAATTCGCCACGGTCACTTCGTAGAGAAACCAGGCGGGCAGGGCAGCGAGCGCAATGGGCAAAAGCACGAGCAGTCCGAGGTACGTCAGGTCGAACGGCGCACGAGCATACGCTGTCGGAAGCCATACCGGAGGCCCATCGGGAACGCCCGGCCAAAGCGAATGCGCTCCGTAGGACAAACCCACGCCGAGAAACCCGTACACGTTGAGCGACACGATGACCGCGCATAGAAGCGATACGACCAGCGCAGCTCGCAAACTGTTCATCTTCGAACTGATCGCCAGACCAAATGCGACCGCAAGCCCCGCGATCAAAAACAAGAATGCGAATGCAACGATCGTTTCGGTCGCCGTCACACCGCCGAACAAGAACGGAAGCGCTCCGACCGGCGCGAGCATCACGACGTACATTCCAATCGACGTGTACGCCGCCAAAAACTTGCCGCGAGCAATGACGGCGGGCCGCAAACCCGTCAAAATCACCGCTTCCCACGTGCGTCCTTCGCGTTCAGCAGCAATCGCATTCGCCGCCACGCCTGGCCCCACGAACGTCACCACGAAGTACGCAATCGAGAAAAATACTTGAAAAAGAACGTACCCCGTCGTCGCCGGGCTTTCGTTCATCGATACGAGCCCACCGACCGAAGCAATGAGCAGCGTCGTGAGCACCGCCAGCACGCAAAGAATGACGGGCGTCCGTACGAGGCGTGCTGATTGCCGCAATTCGCGGATCCACAGCGGATTCGGGTCGTCCAAAAGCCGCCGAAAACGAAACCGTGCCCTGTCCCCCATTCGCCGTGAAACGGGACCTGCCGGTGCGTTCGTGCCCGTCTGTGCGCTCATTGCACATCCCCCCGCGTGACTTCCAGGAAGATTCGCTCGAGCTCGTTACGTTCGGGCTCGACGCCCACGATGCCAATACGTTGATGCACCAAGTGCTGAACCATTTCGGCGATTTTCGTTTCGGTGCCCGTGTACCCGACGTGCACGACGCCCCCGATGATGCTGACTTCCACGATGCCCGGCCCGCCTCGAAGCAAGTACGCCGCTTGTTCCGGATTGCCGATGACGCGGAGTTTTACGCGACGCACCGCCGGAGCCGCCGGTACCGGTGGCTGCCAC contains these protein-coding regions:
- a CDS encoding polyprenol monophosphomannose synthase yields the protein MSSSHDASPSDSFAKRALVCIPTYNERDNIEAITRAVLAADERVDVLVVDDNSPDGTGKLADELALTQPRIRVLHRPEKRGLGKAYLHAFREALSLGYGFVVEMDADFSHDPGRLPALIDEAQRGTHLVLGSRYVPGGGTVNWKLGRRLLSRGGSLYARTILGVDVADLTGGFKCFRREVLESIDLESIDSTGYAFQIEMTYRALMKGFSVKELPIVFEDRRVGQSKMSRTIFLEAVVVVWRLRLFG
- a CDS encoding ABC transporter permease, producing the protein MSAQTGTNAPAGPVSRRMGDRARFRFRRLLDDPNPLWIRELRQSARLVRTPVILCVLAVLTTLLIASVGGLVSMNESPATTGYVLFQVFFSIAYFVVTFVGPGVAANAIAAEREGRTWEAVILTGLRPAVIARGKFLAAYTSIGMYVVMLAPVGALPFLFGGVTATETIVAFAFLFLIAGLAVAFGLAISSKMNSLRAALVVSLLCAVIVSLNVYGFLGVGLSYGAHSLWPGVPDGPPVWLPTAYARAPFDLTYLGLLVLLPIALAALPAWFLYEVTVANLTSITDDRSTGLKRWYAICTPIFAIATSIPIFAVDPRDRMGVCIAALSAHFVFLMMGVYLFTGDSLGPSRRVVLHWDRANIGKFKRFLGPSIVKTSTLELFVGTVALMLPTVVGLIAVPPKYSGGSYTGEILIVAVYIVGFFAFSVGFAAFLRSRTNTTLAARMLLLAVHFLVAIGPWVVAAIAGVVSSASDRSALVVAAPSPFYAFLALDALDRGKEDILVVGSVFMSAAWALFGLLFLGLAKARTAKIIAQHDAALAESDRLLAAEDAAIAEANVPAPEAPAEPPPAAEPEPVQAS
- a CDS encoding zinc-ribbon domain-containing protein, which gives rise to MINVQCDGCKSPYQVDERRVPASGLKMRCSKCGNSILVEKPTVDLAGRSDLPVPASPRPKGVAPVFPRGPVLPKQGLPTPKAVVPTTPEKAALAFARGEGSRFDIPAMDDDALAELDLPSPATLVSKEKPVAVAMDPLADEGIRASDRPTAPRAVDEASVFDRITSDDHRRPSERPTAPHLPAVAVPKTSVTKAAERDVDVPPRGKATVRQMAAVIPDEMALDLPALAPSRDAIAPPLPQPNRSAAELSAAGTNPSARDANKAELPSPARPPAKRTLEIDLPDTGLPIDEAAMAFGEIDLPATVPAHAGAKGFGAIGLAAPAPPREPAKSFGEIDLPAVPAPSPSKSPAPAMKSRPGNADLPVLSDAAFGEIDLPVPDVATSDDGGFGEFELPAPEADASFGKLDLPLPVGQSGEHQFPPAAKPATTASAVAAFSVLGDLELPLTSESSMNLSAVVLPPSKPASPALDFALDELSLDAPASKPKAPSDATRQSMPSIPGEEFSLGVQTNNTPSPGPSKGTDITGGIGDEVELGVGDAGAADAAARKDKPAKGGRQDAAPAPAMSRKERLRRRALTMGIAVLVAVGGGSLALLPDIGPFGIYAITDTIKADDHARALMQLETNVQTMLDEDTAGSAARALTTAKAAQINLPRHRATAAYTAYVAFLSSIRHGPRASDETFGKQLLEFVADTPSRERMLAVAAKHKAANKLEAARRVVKDAGGPQSKDIDTLALIGEIELAAGMKEDALAVWKHAVSLREKSARALFGLARAQHAAGDFNAAEKNARAVIEVSPKHAGARILLATIIGRFPTTEGEAIALLSKVTDQGEVRTATSEGQIVQAFIEAGRIHLLRSRVSAAADAFAEALKMDPRNVQALIGDGELFFRSGRNSQALLRFEEAMRADDTSIPAKVGAIKTLLALERMKDAKDLAKKIREAKPELSIGAYWLGRVEEALGSKKDAETLYLEAIKLGGSDSDIVDAYVSLVALLSSVGRAEEAQAKLAEASAKYPDLAALHRAKGEVLSEAGRYAEARAEFEAALAKEDDLGTRFRLGVTLRRMRLFEEAMGVLDKLQTADKDYPGLALERGILYAEMGQSERALEMYAAALEKAPNDVDLKLRVGSTQVIAGHPDEAEKILREVLKDRAASADANHFLGRALLLKGGSAAEAIRFLDRATEIDANRAEYYLYVGWAANELNQVQRAEQAIQRALELDRELADAYWQRAILYHKQGRTLDALADLQVALAKRPSRYEAYATMALCYQDQARWPDATAAWIKAIEGNGSIAEWHYRLGKIYEGNGNRAAAAPELDKAVELVEAKPNMSQSWHFDLYFLYGETMQATGQKEKALKGYKRYLQLAPVNNAYRPDAERAIKLLEPRGPGSH
- a CDS encoding peptidylprolyl isomerase, with amino-acid sequence MQKWTALFFATLVLGALALVIFPADRRGASVGSVAADAGASDASDADVVDLDAATTDADTAAEPSGEIDPAQQADAGGTLLLSGEAPPGLAADAPKSVVFGVVLVTYRGAQGAPGAARVPATARSREAALELAKELAELAKTDFKAAVAKGDKGSMENAGRLPRGVLEPAPEYVLFSLPKGGVSEPVDTPRGYWIVQRIE